Proteins encoded by one window of Salvia splendens isolate huo1 chromosome 5, SspV2, whole genome shotgun sequence:
- the LOC121804298 gene encoding uncharacterized protein LOC121804298 has protein sequence MKIEKLREEITSFHQKYDESFAEAWKRFTDLIRKCPSHGLAPGHDLLKFYKGLNNEGTGLVTAGSNGNLDDLTHEEVRALFQRLANNQRNWHNPRRAAEKGGDTFGATKDAERVSAIEAQLADISTQMSSMTKAVKSLQLTPQPKAVAVMRCGLCQGGHHTDQCSSIQGPPIEDVNYIGNNGQGFNQGNQYSNQQNWRPQQSNWNQSGPSNNSGTQWRTNTQPPGYEKKPSVEDQLGQILSFMTKSQRENENFKEKTVEKFGQMEATLRNLETQIGQIATASHTRIPNAIPSDTVPNPKGFEQCKAVKLRSGKDLESPIMLDAQNGSNILHAGADKLFGSQTSHAGADEGIEWATTEARECQQEKEESTMSDIHKKNPLSPAMDPKCPFNFPDFIPPPPFPVENKKKGRKIIQEKGLDWMMNIIRKVNVDVSLVDLFLHFPKFSKFFKDLIAKKEKIQDDGVVRLSAFCSQLVKGKIPAKRRDPGSCVIPCEMGDKKFPKCLLDQGSGISLMALKTARSIGLQARIESIDIELQLADHSIVKPLGIIKDVLVKVDKFVLPVDFIVLEMEEDKDMPILFGRPFLATGDVVIETKTNTVMFRVDGQNVVIKQEKAGKRLLEPG, from the coding sequence ATGAAGATCGAGAAATTGAGAGAAGAGATCACTTCTTTCCATCAAAAGTATGATGAGTCCTTTGCAGAAGCTTGGAAGAGATTCACAGACCTGATAAGGAAATGCCCGAGCCATGGTctagctccggggcatgaccttttgaaattctacaaGGGACTCAACAATGAAGGCACGGGACTAGTTACTGCAGGCTCTAATGGAAACCTGGATGACTTAACGCATGAGGAGGTGAGAGCCTTATTCCAAAGGTTGGCTAACAATCAACGGAACTGGCACAACCCAAGGAGAGCAGCGGAGAAAGGAGGAGACACATTCGGTGCTACAAAGGATGCAGAGAGAGTATCTGCAATTGAAGCTCAATTGGCAGATATAAGCACCCAGATGTCGTCGATGACAAAGGCAGTGAAATCGCTGCAACTGACTCCTCAACCCAAAGCAGTGGCAGTGATGAGATGTGGATTGTGTCAAGGAGGGCATCATACTGATCAATGTTCTAGTATTCAAGGACCACCAATCGAGGATGTGAACTACATTGGCAACAATGGCCAAGGGTTTAACCAAGGCAACCAATACAGCAATCAGCAGAATTGGAGGCCTCAGCAATCGAACTGGAATCAAAGTGGTCCTAGCAACAACTCGGGGACCCAATGGAGGACAAACACTCAACCCccgggttatgagaagaagccatcAGTCGAGGATCAATTGGGACAGATTCTCTCGTTTATGACTAAGAGTCAAAGGGAGAATGAGAATTTCAAAGAGAAGACGGTGGAAAAGTTTGGTCAGATGGAAGCTACATTGAGGAATCTCGAGACTCAAATTGGGCAGATCGCTACAGCATCTCACACAAGAATTCCTAATGCTATCCCGAGTGATACGGTGCCCAATCCTAAAGGTTTTGAACAGTGCAAGGCAGTTAAGTTAAGAAGTGGGAAGGATCTTGAGTCTCCAATCATGCTAGATGCACAAAATGGCTCGAACATCttgcacgcaggggcggacaaGTTGTTTGGCTCACAAacctcgcacgcaggggcggacgagggGATTGAGTGGGCTACTACCGAAGCTAGGGAATGtcaacaagaaaaagaagagtcAACCATGAGTGATATCCACAAGAAGAATCCACTAAGTCCGGCAATGGACCCGAAGTGTCCATTTAATTTTCCAGATTTTATCCCGCCACCACCTTTCCCAGTCGAGAATAAGAAGAAGggtaggaaaataattcaagagaAAGGACTCGATTGGATGATGAACATTATCAGGAAAGTTAATGTAGATGTGTCCCTGGTGGATTTGTTCCTACACTTTCCTAAATTCTCCAAGTTTTTTAAGGATCTTATTGCGAAAAAGGAGAAGATACAAGACGATGGTGTGGTGAGATTGAGCGCATTTTGCTCACAATTGGTGAAGGGGAAGATACCTGCGAAGAGACGAGACCCTGGGAGTTGTGTGATCCCATGTGAGATGGGAGATAAAAAGTTCCCAAAGTGCCTACTTGATCAAGGCTCGGGAATATCATTGATGGCTCTGAAGACGGCGAGGTCAATCGGTCTACAAGCGAGGATTGAGTCAATCGATATTGAGCTACAATTGGCGGATCACTCAATTGTGAAGCCACTAGGGATCATCAAGGATGTCTTGGTGAAGGTGGACAAGTTTGTACTCCCGGTCGACTTTATTGTCTTAGAGATGGAAGAGGACAAGGACATGCCTATCCTCTTTGGTAGGCCATTTTTAGCAACCGGTGATGTTGTGATAGAGACCAAGACAAATACGGTCATGTTTCGAGTAGATGGACAGaatgtggtgatcaagcaagagAAGGCGGGGAAGCGCCTATTGGAGCCTGGATAG